A section of the Saccopteryx leptura isolate mSacLep1 chromosome 6, mSacLep1_pri_phased_curated, whole genome shotgun sequence genome encodes:
- the HK3 gene encoding LOW QUALITY PROTEIN: hexokinase-3 (The sequence of the model RefSeq protein was modified relative to this genomic sequence to represent the inferred CDS: inserted 9 bases in 8 codons; substituted 5 bases at 5 genomic stop codons) → MPPIERKELRPEETDQLLLLQGGHPPLWNYMASIGPEQVQQEGVPGYPQEGSPCLPDNSELVQECVNQFKVVGLQLQQIQNSLLCSMEQALRGQASPAPAVQMLPTWHWXVTXTKTEQGXFLVLELGATGASLRVLWVTLTGIEGHWREPWSQEFLIPQEVMMGPGQQLFDFAACCLSEFLDGLPVGDQGLQLRFNFSIPCHQTGLDMITLISWTKSFRCSDVEGQDVVQCFEMPLRGRGHGRAAHAYSNDMVAVVNNTVDTMMGCELGTQPCEVGLVVDTGTNACYVEEVWHVGVLDEDWGRMYVSMEWGSFGNYGTPGLVLITFDRILDQESLNPGSQRFEKMIGGLDLGEXVRQVLAHLAQHRIIFGGYTXPALLSXGCLLPQHVAEMADSLAGTAHVHAILQDLGLSLGAADAELVQCVCAAVCTRAAQLCTAALAAIXHRLQHNWEQQRLQIAVAIGGQVFEQHPRFLSTLQEKMKLLAPECDVSFTPSVDRXVTAMASCLAAHRCLLEETLAQFWLTHEQLAGVQARMQEAMAKGLRGEAFSLRMLPTYVQATPDGSEQGTSWHWALGTNFXVLMVHVTTEGVQISNQVYSISECVAQSSRQQLFHHVVDCILDFQQKQGLSGQKXPLGFTFSFPRCRQLSLAQGILLNWRKGFSASVCEGQDVVCLLREASGRREAVELNVIAIIXTVGTMMSYGYEDPXCEVSLIIGTGTNACYMEELRNVVGMAGDSGHMCINMEWGAFGDDGSLSMLSTCFDDSVDQAFINPGKQRFEKMISGMYLEEIVCHILLLLASIGVLFWGQQTQRLKTRNIFKTKFLSEIENDSLALRQVRAILEELGLPXTSDDALMILEVCQAVSQRAPQLREAGVAAVVEKIHENRGLEELTVFMGMDGTLYKLHPHFSCLVEATLRELAPRCAVTFLQSEDGSGKGAALVTAIACRLAQLLGTPRIVCVSPL, encoded by the exons ATGCCTCCTATTGAGAGAAAAGAGCTCAGGCCGGAGGAGACTGACCAACTGCTGCTTCTCCAGG GTGGCCACCCGCCCTTGTGGAACTACATGGCCTCCATTGGGCCTGAGCAGGTGCAGCAGGAAGGCGTCCCCGGCTACCCTCAGGAGGGCTCACCCTGTCTCCCAGATAACTCTGAATTG GTGCAGGAGTGCGTGAACCAATTCAAGGTGGTGGGTCTACAGTTGCAGCAGATCCAAAACAGCCTCCTGTGCTCCATGGAGCAGGCACTGAGGGGCCAGGCTAGCCCTGCCCCTGCTGTTCAGATGCTGCCCACATGGCACTGGTGAGTGACATAGACCAAGACGG AGCAAGGATAATTCCTGGTGCTGGAGCTGGGAGCTACGGGGGCCTCACTGCGTGTTCTGTGGGTGACCCTGACAGGCATTGAGGGGCACTGGAGAGAGCCCTGGAGCCAGGAGTTTTTGATCCCCCAAGAGGTGATGATGGGTCCTGGTCAGCAG CTCTTTGACTTTGCTGCCTGCTGCCTGTCTGAATTCCTGGATGGGCTCCCTGTGGGCGACCAGGGCCTGCAGCTTAGGTTCAACTTCTCCATCCCTTGTCACCAGACGGGCCTGGACATG ATCACCCTCATTTCCTGGACCAAAAGTTTTAGGTGCAGTGATGTGGAAGGCCAGGATGTGGTCCAGTGCTTCGAGATGCCATTGAGAGGCAGGGGCCACGGGAGGGCTGCCCAT GCCTACAGCAATGATATGGTTGCTGTGGTGAACAACACAGTGGACACCATGATGGGCTGTGAGCTGGGGACCCAGCCATGTGAGGTCGGGCTCGTTGTAG ACACCGGCACCAACGCATGTTACGTGGAGGAGGTGTGGCACGTGGGGGTGCTAGATGAGGACTGGGGCCGCATGTATGTCAGCATGGAGTGGGGCTCCTTCGGCAATTAtgggacccctgggctagtgcTGATCACATTTGACCGTATCCTGGACCAGGAGTCCCTGAATCCTGGTTCCCAGAGGT TTGAGAAGATGATTGGAGGCCTGGACCTGGGTG CAGTACGGCAGGTGCTCGCTCACCTGGCCCAGCACAGGATCATCTTTGGTGGCTaca tccctgccctgctgagcTGAGGGTGCCTCCTCCCGCAGCACGTGGCTGAAATGGCAGA CTCCTTGGCTGGGACAGCCCATGTGCACGCTATCCTGCAGGACTTGGGCCTGAGCCTGGGGGCCGCAGATGCTGAACTAGTGCAGTGTGTGTGCGCAGCCGTGTGCACTCGAGCTGCCCAGCTCTGCACTGCTGCCCTGGCTGCCA CACACCGCCTCCAGCACAACTGGGAGCAGCAGAGGCTTCAGATTGCTGTGGCCATTGGAGGCCAAGTGTTCGAGCAACACCCCAG GTTCCTCAGCACACTGCAGGAAAAAATGAAGCTCCTGGCCCCCGAATGTGATGTCTCCTTCACTCCCTCTGTGGACA GTGTGACTGCCATGGCTTCCTGTCTGGCTGCCCACCGGTGCCTATTGGAGGAGACGCTGGCACAGTTCTGGCTGACCCACGAGCAGCTGGCAGGAGTGCAGGCACGGATGCAGGAGGCCATGGCCAAGGGGCTCCGAGGGGAGGCCTTCTCCCTCCGAATGCTGCCTACTTACGTCCAGGCTACTCCTGATGGCAGTG AGCAGGGGACTTCCTGGCACTGGGCCTTGGGCACCAACTTCTGAGTCCTCATGGTACATGTGACCACAGAGGGTGTGCAGATCAGCAACCAGGTCTATTCAATCTCTGAGTGTGTGGCTCAGAGCTCTAGACAACAG CTCTTCCACCACGTCGTGGACTGCATCCTGGACTTCCAGCAGAAGCAGGGCCTGAGCGGGCAGAA CCCCCTGGGCTTCACCTTCTCCTTCCCGAGGTGCAGGCAGCTCAGCCTGGCTCAG GGCATCCTCCTGAACTGGAGGAAGGGTTTCAGTGCATCAGTTTGTGAGGGCCAAGATGTTGTGTGTCTGCTGCGGGAAGCCAGTGGGCGCAGAGAG GCAGTGGAGCTGAATGTCATTGCCATTA ATACAGTGGGGACCATGATGTCCTATGGCTATGAGGACC GTTGTGAGGTCAGCCTTATCATTG GAACTGGTACCAATGCCTGCTATATGGAGGAGCTCCGGAATGTGGTGGGCATGGCCGGGGACTCAGGCCACATGTGCATCAACATGGAGTGGGGTGCCTTTGGGGATGATGGCTCACTGAGCATGCTTAGCACCTGCTTTGATGACAGTGTGGACCAGGCATTCATCAACCCTGGCAAACAGAG GTTTGAGAAGATGATCAGTGGCATGTACCTGGAGGAGATAGTCTGCCACATCCTCTTGTTATTGGCGAGCATTGGAGTTCTCTTCTGGGGTCAGCAGACCCAGCGACTTAAGACCAGAAACATTTTTAAGACCAAATTTCTCTCTGAGATCGAAAA TGACAGCCTGGCCCTGAGGCAGGTCCGAGCCATCCTGGAGGAGCTGGGGCTGC CGACCTCGGATGATGCCCTGATGATCCTGGAGGTGTGCCAGGCTGTGTCCCAGCGGGCCCCCCAACTCCGTGAAGCAGGGGTGGCTGCCGTGGTGGAAAAGATCCATGAGAACCGGGGCCTGGAAGAGCTGACTGTGTTCATGGGCATGGATGGGACCCTCTACAAGCTACACCCCCA CTTCTCTTGCCTGGTGGAGGCCACTCTGCGGGAGCTGGCCCCTCGCTGTGCGGTCACCTTCCTGCAGTCAGAGGATGGGTCAGGCAAAGGTGCAGCCCTGGTCACTGCCATTGCCTGTCGCCTGGCCCAGCTACTTGGGACTCCCAGAATAGTCTGTGTGTCACCCCTCTAG